Below is a genomic region from Candidatus Binatia bacterium.
AACTCAATCCTGAGCCGGACAACGCGCAATCATGCGGGCAAGATATGAAGGTCCGCACGATGTCTGGAACAGCCCTTCCTCGTACATCAAGATGTCGCAGTCCGAAAACGCTGCCCGCAACTCACCGCGCTGCAAGAGATACGCGGGATTCCGATGCTCGCTGATCGATTGCTGATCGATGAGGAAGGTTTCGAACAAGATGACTCCACCGGGTTTGATAGCGCGCCGAAACGGGATGAACAACGAGCGTTGCAGGTAACGGATATTGATGATGGCGTCGTAGCGTCGCCGTGGCAACGCAAACGATTCCAAGTCCACCTGCGCCGCGAGCAGCGCGAGGCCCTCGGCCGCCGCTGCGGCGCGGGCCAGGCGCAGACCGGTCAGAGAGATGTCGAACG
It encodes:
- a CDS encoding methyltransferase domain-containing protein, whose translation is MSGVRHTVGLDDRDRWEDRYRSGRRCATEAPSDFLVAHAGLISGRVLDVAAGAGRNALFLARRGVMVEAFDISLTGLRLARAAAAAEGLALLAAQVDLESFALPRRRYDAIINIRYLQRSLFIPFRRAIKPGGVILFETFLIDQQSISEHRNPAYLLQRGELRAAFSDCDILMYEEGLFQTSCGPSYLARMIARCPAQD